Within the Novosphingobium sp. SL115 genome, the region GCGATTTTCAACCGACAGGTCGGCCAGGAGCATCTGATGAGAATCGGGATCGTAGATGACGAAGAGGCGATGCTCGAATTCGTATCAGGCGTGCTCAAAGCCGACGAATTTCATTGCGACACGTTCCGCCGTGGGCGCGACCTTATCAGCGTGCTGGGCCGCGAAACTTTTGATCTGCTGGTGCTGGACTGGAACGTGCCTGACATGAACGGGCTGGAAATTCTGGAATGGGCGCAGCGTCATATTGATCCTTGCCCGCCAGTCATCATGCTGACCAGTCGGTCGGACAAGGACGATGTGGCCATGGCCCTGCTGGCCGGAGCAGATGATTTCATCGTGAAACCTGAATCACCTGTGGTGATTTCGGCACGGGTTGCTGCCGTGCTGCGCCGCGTCCGCGCTCGTCCGGCGACGGACAGGTTCGACAATTTCGGCCCCTATGTGTTTGACCGACAGACCGAAAGTGTCAGCCTTCACAACGAACCCATCGCGCTGACGGCAAAGGAATTTGCACTGGCGCATATGTTCTTCAGCAATCTGCATAAACCACTGTCGCGCCGGTATCTGATGGAATCGATCTGGAAATCGGTCGCAGAACTGACCACTCGCACGCTGGACATGCATGTGTCGCGCATCCGATCAAAGCTTCAACTGCGCTCGGACAACGGCTATCGCCTGCAAACGGTATTCAATTACGGTTATCGGCTGGAGTCTTGTTGATGGGCAGTTTCGGGTTGCGGACATGGGCGCTGGCCCTTTTTCTGACGCCGCTTCCCACATTGGCAAGTCTGGCGGCATCGGCCGATGCCGCTGCGCGTGCCGGCGCATCATCCGGGGATGACATCCTTTACACCATCAGGCGGGGCGAACATCTGTTCGGGATCGGTAAGGCATTCCTGATCCGCCCGGCAGATTATCGCGTGGTGCAGAAGTTGAACCGGGTGGCTGATGCACGCATCATTCCGGTTGGCACAGTGCTGCGCATTCCCACACGGTTGCTGAAGACCGAGCCGCTGACCGCGCAAGTCAGCGCCTTGCGCGGCACAGTGCGCATGACCACTGGCGCACGCGCATTGGCACCTGCAATCGGCATGAATTTGCCGCAGGGCAGTATAGTGGAAACAGGCGAGGACGGGTTTGTAACGCTGACCCTGCCCAATGGATCGAAAACATCGTTGCCCACCCGGACACGGCTGCGGATCGATCATTTGCGCCGCATCATTCTGACCGGCAGCGTCGATTACGATCTGGTAGTGGAAGCCGGCAAGGTGGAAACCCGCGCCGCGCCACTGGGGCCAAATCCCAACAGCCGCTTCCGCATCCGCACCCCCCGTGCCATTACCGCCGTGCGCGGCACGCAGTTCCGTGTGGGCTATCCCGATGACGCATCCCTGACCGAAGTTCTGGAAGGTAAAGTCGCCGCTGGCAGCGCCGGTGCCGCCGCCGAAGACCTGACCACCGGCTATGGTGCGCGCGTCAGTCCGGATGGTCGGCTGGACAAGGAAGCCCTGCTGGCCGCGCCCGATCTGATCGCGCCGGGCAAAGTGCAGGTTGATCCGCAAGTGCGGCTGGAACTGGCAGCTATGCCGCAGGCACGCGAATATCGCGTGTCAATTGCCACCGACGCCAGCTTTACCGATGTGATTGCGGATCAGCGCGCCGCAACAACTCTTTTTGCCTTTGACAACATTCCCAATGGCAGCCTGTTTGTCAGGGTCAGCGCAGTGGCTGCGTCGAGCCTTGAAGGCCTGTCACAGACCTTCGCGATGCGCCGGGTGCTGACCGGGCTTTCCGCTTCCGCCGCGATGGATGCCGACACCATGCGCTTCAACTGGGGCGGCGATGGCGAAGGACGTCGACTTTATCACTTCCAGATCATGCGCAATGACAAGGACAGCGTGCCGCTGGTGGATGAAGCCGCTCTTGCCGAACAGGGTATCGCGTTGCAGCGGCTGGATCCGGGCGTCTATTTCTGGCGCGTGGGCGTGCGTCAGCAATCTGGTGACGAAGTGACCGAGAACTGGTTGCCGTTCGAAAAATTCACCGTTTCCGCGCCGGAGCAGTGATTGGTCCGGCAGCGGCTTTTCGCTGAATGGGCACTGGTCGGCATGGCCGCCTGCCTGATGGCATGGTTTGCCACCAGCGGCGCTTGGCTGGCGGCAATCGACAACCGCATTCTTGATGCCGCTGCGCCGCTGGGCGCGCCACAGGCAGATGAGCGCATTCTGATTGTCGAGATCGACGACGCCAGCCTGCAACAGCTGGGCCGTTGGCCATGGCCGCGCGAAATGCACACCAGATTGTTGCAGGCTTTGGCGCGATATAGCCCCGCAGCCACCGGATATGACGTGCTCTTTCTGGAACCGTCGGCAGACGATGTGGCGCTGGCCGCAGCCATGCGCGCCGCCAGCCCGGTGATACTTCCTGCTCTGGTGGACCGCGACAGTCTGGGACGACCAACCGGATTGCAGCGCCCGATCGCACCGATTGCGCAAGCAGCGACCGCCATCGGCATTGTCGAACTGGCCCCCGACTCTGACGGACTGATCCGCCGCAGCGAAGAGCCGGAAACGCAAGGCCCGCTGGCACCGCGCTGGTCATCGCTGATCCTGCAACAGGCCGCCCCGCAGATTACGGCCGCCGGTCCCTTCCTTATCAATTTTGCCGGATTGGGCGCGTTTCGGAAAATATCGTTCGCCAGCCTTGCCGCGGGCGAGGTGCCACCCGCGCTGATCCGGGACAAGTTGCTGCTGGTGGGGGCAACTGCGCCTGGCATCGGCGATGTT harbors:
- a CDS encoding FecR domain-containing protein, with the translated sequence MGSFGLRTWALALFLTPLPTLASLAASADAAARAGASSGDDILYTIRRGEHLFGIGKAFLIRPADYRVVQKLNRVADARIIPVGTVLRIPTRLLKTEPLTAQVSALRGTVRMTTGARALAPAIGMNLPQGSIVETGEDGFVTLTLPNGSKTSLPTRTRLRIDHLRRIILTGSVDYDLVVEAGKVETRAAPLGPNPNSRFRIRTPRAITAVRGTQFRVGYPDDASLTEVLEGKVAAGSAGAAAEDLTTGYGARVSPDGRLDKEALLAAPDLIAPGKVQVDPQVRLELAAMPQAREYRVSIATDASFTDVIADQRAATTLFAFDNIPNGSLFVRVSAVAASSLEGLSQTFAMRRVLTGLSASAAMDADTMRFNWGGDGEGRRLYHFQIMRNDKDSVPLVDEAALAEQGIALQRLDPGVYFWRVGVRQQSGDEVTENWLPFEKFTVSAPEQ
- a CDS encoding response regulator transcription factor gives rise to the protein MRIGIVDDEEAMLEFVSGVLKADEFHCDTFRRGRDLISVLGRETFDLLVLDWNVPDMNGLEILEWAQRHIDPCPPVIMLTSRSDKDDVAMALLAGADDFIVKPESPVVISARVAAVLRRVRARPATDRFDNFGPYVFDRQTESVSLHNEPIALTAKEFALAHMFFSNLHKPLSRRYLMESIWKSVAELTTRTLDMHVSRIRSKLQLRSDNGYRLQTVFNYGYRLESC